In Rhodococcus qingshengii JCM 15477, the sequence CAATCACCTTCCCGCTCATCAACGCTGCGATCTCGGAGCTGTGCCCGCCGCAGCAGACTGCCGGAACGATGGGATTCTTCCTCGCCATCATGTCGATCGGTGGCCTGATTGCTCCTTACGCAACGGGAGTCATCGTGGACAACGCTGCAACCCCGGCCGACGGTTACGCCCAGTCCTTCCAGGCAATCGGCGTCATCGGAGTGATCGCCGCGGTTCTGGTCCTCGTCTTCGCCAATCCCGAGCGCGATCGCAAGCTCATCCGAGGCTGAGTACTCCACGTATAGCCATTCGCTAACAAAGCCATTCACCGAAAGACATTGCCGGGTCGACCCGCTCGTGATCGACTCGAGACACGCCCCGACCGCACAGTCGCAGAACCGGGCACGAACAGCAGGAGAGATACATGCGAGATGCCGTCATCGTCGACGCAGTACGTACACCGATCGGCCGTCGCGGCCGCGCCCTCTCGGAGATCCATCCGGCCGAGTTGTCCGCCCATGTACTGCGTGCGCTCGCTGAACGGACCGGACTCGACGCGGCGACGGTCGACGACGTGATCTGGGGTTGCGTCAGTCAGGTCGGCGAGCAGGCCGGAAGCATCGCCCGCACAGCGGCACTCGCTGCCGGCTGGCCCGACAGCGTTCCCGGCGTCACACTGACCCGGGCCTGCGGATCGAGCCAGCAGGCAGTTTCCTTTGCTGCGGCCACCGTCATCTCCGGTCAGAACGACGTGGTCGTAGCCGGAGGCGTCGAATCGATGTCACGAGTACCGATGGGTACCGCCAGCAAGAACGGTGAGCATTTTCCGGCTTCGGTACTCGAACGCTACGGGGTGGACGGTTTCAGCCAGGGGACCGGCGCCGAGATGATGGCCCGCAAATGGGCACTCACACGAACAGCTCTGGACGAATACTCGCTCCGCTCACACGAACTCGCGGCCCGTGCCACCGATGAAGGGGCATTCACCGGGCAGATCACTCCGATCGCGGGCTTGTCCCAGGACGAAGGCATTCGGCGAGGCGGAAGTGTGGAGTCGCTCGCGAAGTTGCCCCCGGCCTTCGACGCCGACGGTGCCATCCACGCCGGCAACTCTTCTCAGATCTCCGACGGGGCGGGCGCCACACTCGTCACGACCAGCGAGTACGCCCGGGCACGCGGGTGGAAGCCGCTCGTTCGTATTCACACCGCAGTGGTCGCAGCCGACGACCCGGTCATCATGCTCACCGGTCCGATTGCCGCCACCGCAAAGGCATTGGATCGCTCCGGATTGTCCATCGACGACATCGGCGCCTTCGAGATCAACGAGGCATTCGCCCCCGTCCCGCTTGCCTGGCAGGCTGAAACCGGCGCAGCCATCGATCGTGTGAATCCGCTCGGCGGCGCTATCGCGGTCGGCCACCCACTCGGCGGATCAGGTGCGATCTTGATGACTCGCCTGGCACATCACATGCGCGACAACGGAATTCGCTACGGTCTCCAGTCGATGTGCGAGGCCGGCGGCATGGCCAATGCGACCATTCTCGAATTGATCTGACCCGACAACGCTTTCGGGCCGACACGTCATCCAGCAGGAAAGAAGAATTGATTCATGAAACTCGAGGGACTTTCCACCGCGATCACCGGCGGCGCTTCAGGCCTCGGCCTGGCAACCGCTCGACGGCTGCTCGACTCCGGAGCGCAGGTCACGTTGATCGATCTGCCTTCGTCCGACGGTAAGCAGGTGGCGGCCGATCTCGGTGCTGCCGCACAATTCGCCCCGGCCGACGTCACCGACAGCGAACAATTCGCCGAAGCACTCGACGCGGCGCACGAGCGCGGCGGCCTCCGCGGCGTCGTCCACTGCGCGGGCGCCGGGCGTCGTATGCGCATTCTCGACAAGGACGGAAAAGCCGGATCGGTCGAAGATTTCGAGTTCGTCGTCAAGCTGAATCTTGTCGGTTCGTTCAACGCACTCCGTCTCGGCGCCGAGCGGATGGCGGAACTCGACGCCGTGGACGGTGAGCGAGGTGCCATCGTCATGACGGCGTCGGTCGCAGCATTCGAAGGTCAGATCGGTCAGATCAACTACACAGCGTCCAAAGCCGGCATCGTCGGTATGACGGTCACCGCTGCCCGCGATCTCGCCAGCCGCGGAATCCGCGTCAACACCATTGCTCCCGGCATCATGGACACTCCCCTGCTGGCGCGCCTACGCGAAGACGTGCGCACGGCCCTCGAAGCCTCTGTTCCCAATCCCTCACGACTGGGTCGTCCGGACGAGTTCGGCCAGCTCGCCGTCTCGATGCTCGAGAACGGCTACCTCAACGGCGAGACCATCAGACTCGACGGCGCTATCCGAATGGCTCCCCGGTGACGGGCACCAGCGTGATCGCCAATCCACAACTGCGGCACAACATGCAATACCCGGATACCACCATGGCGTACTGGGCGCCCAGCATGGCGGCGCTCTACGGTGACCGCCTCGCCGTCGTGGACGGCGAGCGTACGTGCACCTTCCGCGAACTCGGCCAGCGCAGTGCGCAATTCGCCGGCGCACTGCGGCAAGCCGGGGTGGGCGTCGGCGACGTGGTGTTGATGCACCTCGGGAACTGCGTCGAGTTCCTCCAGGCTTACTACGGATGCCTACAGGCCGGGGCGACAGTCACATTGGTCAACCCACTGCAGCCAGAGCTCGGCCTGCGCAAGCAGATCGAGGAGACGTCCGCCGTTGCTGCGGTCACTCAGAGTTCGCAGCTGCACACACTGCTCGCGGCCTCTTCCGGAACCTCCGTGCGTACGATCGTGATGGTCCAGGACACCGAGGGCGCGCTCGACACACCGGAGTCGGTCGTCGCATTCGACGCCTTCATCGCCGATCTACCCACCGAATTCACCCCTGCCTCCGTCCGAAGCGACGACATCGCACACATCGCGTTCACCGGCGGAACCACCGGAGTATCCAAAGGTGTTCGTGTTCTTCACCGCAACGTCGTCGGCAACATCACGCAGATGTGTGGGTGGAGAACCGGGCACGAGTTGGAGGCAGGTCCGGACGGTCTCGTCACGCCTCGACGCATCGACGGCCTCGACGTGCTCGGTCCGACGCCCGGGACCGGGGCGACCATCGTGGTCTCACCTCTCTTCCACGCACATTCGTTGCTCAACACGTCGTTCCTGTTGATTTCCGGTCTCACCCAGGTATTTGCCGGTCGGTTCGAACCCGGCCGGATGCTCGAGCTGATCGAAAAGCACGAGGCCACCTATCTCACCGGGTCTCCCGCTATGTGGCACGCACTGTCGGTTCATCCCGACGCCACGGTGCGCAACACCGACAGCGTGTGCGTCGTGTCTTCGGGTGCTGCCCCGATCGACAGTGTCACGCTCGCCGCACTCCGCCGGGCATTTCCCAAAGCGCTCGTCGTCGAAGGCTACGGGCTGACCGAGGCCACCTGTGTGGTCACGGCCGCACCGCTGATCAACGGCTCGGAATATCGGCAGAGCAGCGTCGGCCTCCCGATCTTCGACACCGAAATCCAGATTCGCGATCAGCTCGACCGGAAGACCGTTCTGGGCGAGAACGAACGCGGCGAACTGTGGGTGCGTGGGCCTCAGGTCACCGACGGCTATCTCGGACACCCGGAAACCACCGCAGAACAGTTCGTCGACGGCT encodes:
- a CDS encoding thiolase family protein produces the protein MRDAVIVDAVRTPIGRRGRALSEIHPAELSAHVLRALAERTGLDAATVDDVIWGCVSQVGEQAGSIARTAALAAGWPDSVPGVTLTRACGSSQQAVSFAAATVISGQNDVVVAGGVESMSRVPMGTASKNGEHFPASVLERYGVDGFSQGTGAEMMARKWALTRTALDEYSLRSHELAARATDEGAFTGQITPIAGLSQDEGIRRGGSVESLAKLPPAFDADGAIHAGNSSQISDGAGATLVTTSEYARARGWKPLVRIHTAVVAADDPVIMLTGPIAATAKALDRSGLSIDDIGAFEINEAFAPVPLAWQAETGAAIDRVNPLGGAIAVGHPLGGSGAILMTRLAHHMRDNGIRYGLQSMCEAGGMANATILELI
- a CDS encoding SDR family NAD(P)-dependent oxidoreductase; this encodes MKLEGLSTAITGGASGLGLATARRLLDSGAQVTLIDLPSSDGKQVAADLGAAAQFAPADVTDSEQFAEALDAAHERGGLRGVVHCAGAGRRMRILDKDGKAGSVEDFEFVVKLNLVGSFNALRLGAERMAELDAVDGERGAIVMTASVAAFEGQIGQINYTASKAGIVGMTVTAARDLASRGIRVNTIAPGIMDTPLLARLREDVRTALEASVPNPSRLGRPDEFGQLAVSMLENGYLNGETIRLDGAIRMAPR
- a CDS encoding class I adenylate-forming enzyme family protein, which translates into the protein MQYPDTTMAYWAPSMAALYGDRLAVVDGERTCTFRELGQRSAQFAGALRQAGVGVGDVVLMHLGNCVEFLQAYYGCLQAGATVTLVNPLQPELGLRKQIEETSAVAAVTQSSQLHTLLAASSGTSVRTIVMVQDTEGALDTPESVVAFDAFIADLPTEFTPASVRSDDIAHIAFTGGTTGVSKGVRVLHRNVVGNITQMCGWRTGHELEAGPDGLVTPRRIDGLDVLGPTPGTGATIVVSPLFHAHSLLNTSFLLISGLTQVFAGRFEPGRMLELIEKHEATYLTGSPAMWHALSVHPDATVRNTDSVCVVSSGAAPIDSVTLAALRRAFPKALVVEGYGLTEATCVVTAAPLINGSEYRQSSVGLPIFDTEIQIRDQLDRKTVLGENERGELWVRGPQVTDGYLGHPETTAEQFVDGWLDTGDIAYLDSDGYLFICDRAKDMLIYKGYNVYPRELEEILVSHPAISTAAVVGREVGSNGQEPVAFVVMIPGAEFDAEQIKAFVAEQVLPYKKIREVVEVELLPTSAAGKVLKTDLRSRLLESVDQKGGSR